AGAAGACTCATAAAAGTTGTTAGGGATTCCTTTGGATTTCTTAAGAGGCACTTTGACGAGGGATTCTTGAGAAAACTGTGGACAAAGCTCAAAGAAGCAACCGCTAGTCTGGACAAACAGAGCGCAGAGCTTGTTAGAGTCACAGCGAGATCCGAATCTGGAAGCCGAACTACATTCACTGAAAAGGAACTCGAAGTGACGATACCTTTGCTCGTAGGAATTTCCGATACTCTTCAGACACATGTATATATTGGTACCCAGACGATACAGATGTTGGATGATGTGGAGGATAGAAATGAAAAGATAGATGGCTTGGAAGCTGAAGCAAGCAGGATTCTCACTGAAACAAGGGAATGGATGAAGCAGATAGCGGGTATCACTGCTTCTCAGGAATCGAGGGTTGTGTATGTAAGCCAGTTCGAAGGGCGTGCCAATAGCTTTAGAATAATCTCGTCACCTGTGGAAAACGATACCTTGATGGCATCAATCTTCCCCGATGTGAGCGTCAAGATTTTCATCTCTGCGACTCTGTGGGTTTACAGTAGGGGTAGCGATGGCTTCAATTACGCAAGAAGAATACTGGGAACAAGCAGCAACAATGAAGCGGTTAGGCTTGGAACTTCATTTGATTATACGCAGCAGCTGAAGTTCTTCGTACCGGCCGATCTACCCGACTATCTTCCGAATTCGCTAACCTATCTCGAAAGCGCGGCGGATATAACGCTCAACGCTTTGAAGATAGTAGGAGGCGGTTCAATGGTGCTTTTCACTTCTTATGAAGACATGAAATGGACTCTTTCCAAAATCTCCGGCGGACTTGGAGATATGGCAATTCACATTCAAGATAGGGAGGACAGTCCGACAACCATTCTTGCAGATCACGTAAATTCAGAGAAGTCCGTGATTTTCGGAGCAAGGGCATTCTGGGAGGGTGTAGATCTTCCTGGTGAACAGCTTAAGCTACTGATAGTATACAAGCTCCCCTTTGAAAGACCCGATGAACCGCTAATTGAAGCCAGAATTAAGCATTACGGAAAGAGGAGCTTCGTGGAAGGTATGAACAAGTACTATTATCCAAAGATGATAACGGCTTTCCGGCAGGGCCTTGGAAGACTCATAAGAACAAGGAGCGATCACGGAGTAGTGATTGTAATTGACAAAAGGATAGTCGACCCTAACAGAGTGTATTCGAAAAAGCTCCTGGCTTCTCTTCCAGCCGGAACTAATGTTCAAGCAGTCAGCAGGAGCCGGATTCTGCGCGAACTCAGAAGACTTAAGAGGGAGAAGTGGAT
This portion of the Mesotoga infera genome encodes:
- a CDS encoding ATP-dependent DNA helicase; protein product: MGEILLGNVFKRNTKTKISLRRVSQNSPFVSVNIEDLPSFFSERGEDCLFVDGPLDSEYAQKIAVDEGYLRSFLLQSESGDLKTRIEQYRRALEKMPAGLSSIVEKTVESGGLKNFLLLSLRKSEFLDPWEDYVLSALKRNQRRERGNPRINLQKTVKLVFGEGGLLQDSMKGYEFRQEQFMTALEIAESIERDNNLMIEVGTGTGKSIAYLAPVAYACISTMNQAVVSTRTRILQDQLFKKDVEILKTFPNLDDLRVSVMKGRERYLCARKLFEVVNLALNKMLDEEMSKELSGILIWSMITGEGDLDPLPLKEEMRRMISGNRFDCTRRLCPFFEICPYYVQRENAKSSDIVITNHSFLFSEANIRLSDGDAEEREDIGTLLPRFKYLVVDEAHELEASLTQAMSYRLEPYELAGTVRRLIKVVRDSFGFLKRHFDEGFLRKLWTKLKEATASLDKQSAELVRVTARSESGSRTTFTEKELEVTIPLLVGISDTLQTHVYIGTQTIQMLDDVEDRNEKIDGLEAEASRILTETREWMKQIAGITASQESRVVYVSQFEGRANSFRIISSPVENDTLMASIFPDVSVKIFISATLWVYSRGSDGFNYARRILGTSSNNEAVRLGTSFDYTQQLKFFVPADLPDYLPNSLTYLESAADITLNALKIVGGGSMVLFTSYEDMKWTLSKISGGLGDMAIHIQDREDSPTTILADHVNSEKSVIFGARAFWEGVDLPGEQLKLLIVYKLPFERPDEPLIEARIKHYGKRSFVEGMNKYYYPKMITAFRQGLGRLIRTRSDHGVVIVIDKRIVDPNRVYSKKLLASLPAGTNVQAVSRSRILRELRRLKREKWI